A region from the Peromyscus maniculatus bairdii isolate BWxNUB_F1_BW_parent chromosome 5, HU_Pman_BW_mat_3.1, whole genome shotgun sequence genome encodes:
- the LOC102926200 gene encoding vomeronasal type-1 receptor 4-like isoform X2, which yields MSSITDAFLKESKEKMFFKFIKKIIFLLMTTVGTLGNISIFVNYMFSWWGGPEKKPIHLILIHLAFTNIILLLVKGLPKTIAAFGLRNFLDDVGCKILIYLSRVARGLSICTSSLLTVVQAIIISPRASGWRRLRPKSAWHILPLFFFFWVLNALISMNLIHSITSINLNISQLKSEDNYCYFMLESQKTKWLVLPLMVLRDAVFQGAMGGASGYMVSLLHKHHQQVLYLQKAKLLYRTPPELRAAQSVLLLMLCFLFFYWINCAFSLFLSLSLQYNSLMINIQEIMILGYATFSPLVLIHRDGLLAECWHAQ from the exons ATGTCTAGCATTACTGATGCTTTCTTGAAAGAGTCT aaggaaaaaatgttttttaagtttatcaagaaaataattttcctgtTAATGACTACGGTTGGCACTCTGGGGAACATTTCTATCTTTGTGAATTATATGTTCAGTTGGTGGGGAGGCCCTGAGAAGAAACCCATACACCTTATTCTCATCCACTTGGCTTTTACAAACATCATACTCCTCCTTGTAAAAGGACTGCCAAAGACAATAGCAGCTTTTGGTTTGAGAAACTTCCTAGATGATGTAGGCTGTAAGATCCTCATTTACCTGTCAAGGGTGGCCCGTGGCCTCTCCATCTGCACCAGCAGTCTCCTCACTGTGGTCCAGGCCATCATCATCAGTCCTAGAGCATCTGGGTGGAGGAGGCTCAGACCAAAGTCTGCATGGCACATCcttccactcttttttttcttttgggtacTCAATGCTTTAATAAGTATGAACCTAATCCACTCTATCACAAGTATAAACCTGAATATATCACAGCTTAAGAGTGAAGACAACTATTGTTATTTTATGCTagaaagtcagaaaacaaagtggCTTGTACTCCCTCTCATGGTCCTGAGAGATGCAGTGTTTCAGGGAGCCATGGGAGGTGCCAGTGGCTACATGGTATCTCTTCTCCACAAGCACCACCAGCAGGTCCTCTACCTTCAGAAAGCCAAGCTTCTCTACAGAACTCCCCCTGAGCTGAGAGCTGCCCAGAGTGTCCTCCTTCTgatgctctgttttcttttcttttattggatCAATTGtgctttttctctatttttaagtCTCTCTTTACAATACAATTCCTTGATGATAAATATCCAAGAAATTATGATCCTTGGTTATGCAACCTTTAGCCCTCTTGTTTTGATTCACAGGGATGGACTTCTGGCTGAGTGTTGGCATGCTCAGTGA
- the LOC102926200 gene encoding vomeronasal type-1 receptor 4-like isoform X1, which produces MFFKFIKKIIFLLMTTVGTLGNISIFVNYMFSWWGGPEKKPIHLILIHLAFTNIILLLVKGLPKTIAAFGLRNFLDDVGCKILIYLSRVARGLSICTSSLLTVVQAIIISPRASGWRRLRPKSAWHILPLFFFFWVLNALISMNLIHSITSINLNISQLKSEDNYCYFMLESQKTKWLVLPLMVLRDAVFQGAMGGASGYMVSLLHKHHQQVLYLQKAKLLYRTPPELRAAQSVLLLMLCFLFFYWINCAFSLFLSLSLQYNSLMINIQEIMILGYATFSPLVLIHRDGLLAECWHAQ; this is translated from the coding sequence atgttttttaagtttatcaagaaaataattttcctgtTAATGACTACGGTTGGCACTCTGGGGAACATTTCTATCTTTGTGAATTATATGTTCAGTTGGTGGGGAGGCCCTGAGAAGAAACCCATACACCTTATTCTCATCCACTTGGCTTTTACAAACATCATACTCCTCCTTGTAAAAGGACTGCCAAAGACAATAGCAGCTTTTGGTTTGAGAAACTTCCTAGATGATGTAGGCTGTAAGATCCTCATTTACCTGTCAAGGGTGGCCCGTGGCCTCTCCATCTGCACCAGCAGTCTCCTCACTGTGGTCCAGGCCATCATCATCAGTCCTAGAGCATCTGGGTGGAGGAGGCTCAGACCAAAGTCTGCATGGCACATCcttccactcttttttttcttttgggtacTCAATGCTTTAATAAGTATGAACCTAATCCACTCTATCACAAGTATAAACCTGAATATATCACAGCTTAAGAGTGAAGACAACTATTGTTATTTTATGCTagaaagtcagaaaacaaagtggCTTGTACTCCCTCTCATGGTCCTGAGAGATGCAGTGTTTCAGGGAGCCATGGGAGGTGCCAGTGGCTACATGGTATCTCTTCTCCACAAGCACCACCAGCAGGTCCTCTACCTTCAGAAAGCCAAGCTTCTCTACAGAACTCCCCCTGAGCTGAGAGCTGCCCAGAGTGTCCTCCTTCTgatgctctgttttcttttcttttattggatCAATTGtgctttttctctatttttaagtCTCTCTTTACAATACAATTCCTTGATGATAAATATCCAAGAAATTATGATCCTTGGTTATGCAACCTTTAGCCCTCTTGTTTTGATTCACAGGGATGGACTTCTGGCTGAGTGTTGGCATGCTCAGTGA